One stretch of Marinobacterium iners DNA includes these proteins:
- a CDS encoding GspH/FimT family pseudopilin, whose product MDDHTHIAPASQRGLTLIECLLAIAILGILIAIGPGGFHSLLASSRLASTQTEIRSLLASARSEALTRNRQVTVCRTLDGAQCAGTGRAGQRQWQGALLFVDLDQDRRVGAGETVFHVANFHTAVNIIWNRGDSLIYQPDGTALGGSNGTFSLQAEGTAIEHRVVVSLLGRVRTEVINP is encoded by the coding sequence ATGGATGATCATACCCATATTGCCCCGGCCTCCCAGCGGGGGCTTACGCTGATCGAATGCCTGTTGGCTATTGCCATACTGGGTATTCTGATTGCAATTGGCCCTGGCGGCTTTCACTCCCTGCTGGCTTCGAGCCGGCTAGCATCGACTCAAACCGAAATTCGCTCGTTGCTGGCCAGTGCCCGCTCGGAAGCGCTCACACGCAATCGCCAGGTAACAGTCTGTCGTACACTGGATGGTGCTCAATGTGCCGGAACCGGTCGCGCCGGTCAGCGGCAGTGGCAAGGGGCCCTGCTGTTCGTTGATCTGGATCAGGATCGCAGGGTTGGCGCAGGGGAAACAGTGTTTCACGTTGCAAACTTTCACACAGCTGTGAACATAATCTGGAATCGGGGTGATTCTCTGATCTATCAACCGGACGGTACAGCTCTTGGTGGCTCCAATGGCACATTTTCCCTGCAGGCAGAGGGCACGGCCATCGAGCACCGGGTGGTGGTCTCTTTACTGGGCCGTGTGCGTACTGAGGTGATCAACCCCTGA
- a CDS encoding NAD+ synthase: MSTPIRVVMAQLNLLVGDIPGNTGRIIDTALKARDELNADLVLFPELALTGYPPEDLLLRPSLELRVQEALQRILAAVSGVTLVLGYPRYREGALYNMAGVIRDGELLHEYAKQCLPNFQVFDEKRYFAAGDEVGLFEHKGIKIGLSICEDIWHTGPVEQLRAAGAELVLSLNASPFHIGKPAQRRDVLHQRAQQLGCPLVYLNLTGGQDELVFDGGSMLASAQGDILFQGVHCEEALYSCSFDPATAVLKPEQAGVAEPDSDALVYQVLVQGVRDYINKNGFRGVVLGLSGGIDSALTVAVAVDALGADRVEAVMMPFRYTSSMSLEDAEAEARALGIQYDVISIEPLYDSFMQQLAPQFEGLSPDTTEENLQARCRGVLLMAISNKKGYLVLTTGNKSEMAVGYSTLYGDMAGGFDVLKDIPKTLVYRLSRYRNTLSPVIPQRVIDRPPSAELAPDQTDQDSLPDYDVLDRILELYVERDYSAQAIIDEGFAAEDVNRVLRLVDINEYKRRQAPIGPRVTQRGFGRDRRYPITSGWKAGI; this comes from the coding sequence ATGAGCACACCGATCCGGGTCGTCATGGCCCAGCTGAATCTGCTGGTGGGAGATATCCCCGGCAATACGGGCCGTATCATCGATACGGCTCTCAAGGCACGAGATGAACTGAACGCTGATCTCGTGCTGTTCCCCGAATTGGCCCTGACCGGTTATCCGCCTGAAGACCTGCTGCTGCGCCCCAGCCTTGAGCTGCGTGTTCAGGAAGCGCTGCAGCGCATTCTTGCCGCCGTATCGGGGGTTACGCTGGTGCTGGGCTACCCACGCTATCGCGAGGGCGCGCTTTACAACATGGCCGGCGTGATCCGTGACGGTGAGCTGCTGCATGAGTATGCCAAGCAGTGCCTGCCCAACTTTCAGGTGTTCGACGAGAAGCGCTATTTTGCGGCGGGCGATGAAGTCGGGCTGTTTGAGCACAAGGGCATCAAAATCGGCCTGAGCATCTGCGAAGACATCTGGCACACCGGGCCGGTTGAACAGCTGAGGGCTGCGGGTGCAGAGCTGGTACTGAGCCTCAACGCATCCCCTTTCCATATCGGCAAACCGGCACAACGTCGCGATGTGCTGCATCAGCGGGCGCAGCAACTGGGTTGCCCTCTGGTGTATCTGAACCTGACCGGCGGGCAGGATGAACTGGTGTTCGATGGCGGCTCCATGCTGGCCTCGGCCCAGGGCGATATTCTGTTTCAGGGGGTACATTGCGAAGAAGCGCTGTACAGCTGCAGTTTCGACCCGGCAACGGCTGTGCTGAAACCGGAGCAGGCTGGCGTGGCCGAGCCGGACAGTGACGCACTGGTCTATCAGGTACTGGTGCAAGGCGTGCGTGATTACATCAACAAGAACGGTTTTCGCGGCGTGGTGCTGGGGTTGTCGGGTGGCATCGACTCGGCCCTGACGGTGGCGGTGGCGGTGGATGCGCTGGGTGCCGACCGGGTAGAAGCGGTGATGATGCCGTTCCGCTATACCTCCTCAATGAGCCTTGAGGATGCCGAAGCCGAAGCGCGGGCGCTGGGCATTCAGTACGATGTGATCTCCATCGAGCCCTTGTACGACAGCTTCATGCAGCAGCTGGCGCCCCAGTTCGAGGGGCTGAGCCCGGATACCACCGAAGAGAACCTGCAGGCCCGCTGTCGGGGTGTGCTGCTGATGGCGATCTCCAACAAGAAAGGCTACCTGGTGCTCACCACCGGTAACAAGAGTGAAATGGCCGTGGGCTATTCCACCCTGTACGGCGATATGGCCGGTGGCTTTGATGTGCTCAAGGATATCCCCAAAACGCTGGTATACCGGCTGTCGCGCTATCGCAATACGCTGTCGCCGGTGATACCTCAGCGCGTCATCGATCGTCCGCCATCGGCCGAGCTGGCGCCTGACCAGACCGATCAGGACAGCCTGCCGGACTACGATGTACTGGACCGCATTCTTGAACTGTATGTGGAGCGTGATTACTCCGCTCAGGCGATTATCGACGAGGGTTTTGCCGCAGAGGATGTAAACCGAGTGCTGCGTCTGGTCGATATAAACGAGTACAAGCGGCGTCAGGCACCGATCGGGCCACGCGTAACCCAGCGCGGCTTTGGCCGCGACCGGCGTTATCCGATTACGTCAGGCTGGAAAGCCGGAATCTGA
- the rluD gene encoding 23S rRNA pseudouridine(1911/1915/1917) synthase RluD, which translates to MSEQLELETQVPTEMFGMRLDQAVAQLFPDYSRSRLQGWIKEGTLTVDGKVLRPRDKLNGGERIEVKTELQRIEHHEAQVIPLDIIYEDDSIMVINKPSGLVVHPGAGHASGTLMNALLHHCPDIAQVPRAGIVHRLDKETTGLMVVAKTIAAQTDIVVQLQERSMGREYEAVVNGVMTGGGCVEEPMGRHSKNRQKMAVVGVGKEAITHYRVLEKFRAHTHIRLKLETGRTHQIRVHMAHINYPLVGDPLYGGRFRMPKGASGAMQRALKAFHRQALHAKKLELYHPASGELMSWEIDLPEDMQHLLTVLKRDAQEYDYEL; encoded by the coding sequence ATGTCAGAACAGTTAGAGTTAGAAACACAGGTACCGACCGAAATGTTCGGAATGCGACTGGATCAGGCGGTCGCGCAGCTGTTCCCGGATTATTCCCGTTCCCGCCTGCAGGGCTGGATCAAGGAGGGAACTCTAACCGTTGACGGCAAGGTGCTCCGGCCCCGTGACAAGCTTAATGGTGGCGAACGGATCGAGGTCAAAACCGAGCTGCAGCGCATCGAGCATCACGAGGCACAGGTGATCCCCCTCGACATCATCTACGAAGATGACTCGATCATGGTGATCAACAAGCCTTCAGGGCTGGTCGTCCATCCCGGCGCCGGTCATGCCAGTGGTACACTGATGAATGCCCTGCTGCACCACTGCCCGGATATTGCTCAGGTACCGCGTGCCGGCATCGTGCACCGGCTGGATAAGGAAACCACAGGCCTCATGGTCGTGGCCAAGACAATTGCTGCCCAGACCGATATCGTGGTCCAGCTGCAGGAACGCAGCATGGGGCGGGAATACGAAGCGGTTGTAAATGGTGTCATGACAGGTGGGGGCTGCGTCGAGGAGCCAATGGGACGCCACTCCAAAAATCGCCAGAAGATGGCGGTTGTAGGGGTTGGGAAGGAAGCGATCACTCACTACCGAGTACTTGAAAAGTTTCGTGCGCACACGCACATCCGGCTTAAGCTGGAAACCGGGCGCACCCACCAGATCCGTGTCCACATGGCTCATATCAATTACCCACTGGTGGGTGATCCGCTTTACGGTGGCCGCTTTCGCATGCCCAAGGGAGCCAGTGGTGCCATGCAGCGTGCCTTGAAAGCGTTCCACCGTCAGGCGCTGCATGCCAAAAAACTGGAGCTGTATCATCCGGCCAGTGGCGAGCTGATGTCCTGGGAAATTGATCTGCCCGAAGACATGCAGCATCTTTTGACCGTTTTGAAACGGGATGCACAGGAATACGACTACGAACTATGA
- a CDS encoding outer membrane protein assembly factor BamD, which translates to MRPLKILATLALFSLLSACSWFGGDKVAPDVPEQQLYDEALSALEADNYGLAVEKLQLLEARYPFGRYSEQAQLELIYAYFRNYEPESARAAADRFIRLHPNHDNIDYAYYLKGLTAFEEDRSFFEKYLPIDVSQRDPGAALESFESFSTLLNRYPQSEYAPDAQKRMQYLKNRLATHEIHVASYYMRRQAWVAAANRGRYVVENLQETPAVPDALAIMAEAYTELNMHDLAKNALEVLQLNYPEYQIRPFKQDSATLMQAASFGLLGGAEPAEPARPTPAADRLRAEAQDRADAEEQANKRSLFSRMTFGVFDDEDAAE; encoded by the coding sequence ATGCGACCCTTGAAAATCTTGGCTACTCTGGCGCTTTTCAGCCTGCTCTCCGCCTGCTCATGGTTTGGAGGCGACAAGGTGGCACCGGATGTACCGGAGCAGCAGCTCTATGACGAGGCACTCAGCGCTCTGGAAGCCGACAACTACGGCCTGGCGGTTGAAAAGCTGCAGCTGCTGGAAGCCCGCTATCCGTTTGGCCGTTACTCGGAGCAGGCTCAGCTGGAGTTGATCTACGCCTACTTCCGCAATTACGAACCGGAATCGGCCCGTGCCGCTGCCGACCGCTTCATTCGTCTGCACCCGAACCACGATAACATCGACTACGCCTACTACCTCAAGGGCCTGACTGCGTTCGAGGAAGACCGCTCCTTCTTCGAAAAATATCTGCCAATCGATGTGAGCCAGCGCGATCCCGGTGCCGCACTTGAGTCTTTCGAGAGCTTCTCGACCCTGCTCAACCGCTACCCGCAGAGCGAGTATGCACCGGATGCGCAAAAGCGCATGCAGTACCTGAAAAACCGTCTGGCTACCCACGAGATCCATGTAGCGTCCTACTACATGCGCCGTCAGGCTTGGGTGGCCGCAGCCAACCGTGGTCGTTATGTGGTCGAGAACCTGCAGGAAACTCCAGCCGTTCCCGATGCGCTGGCGATCATGGCCGAGGCCTATACCGAGCTGAACATGCATGATCTGGCCAAAAATGCACTGGAAGTGCTGCAGCTGAACTACCCGGAGTATCAGATACGTCCGTTCAAGCAGGACAGTGCGACCCTGATGCAAGCCGCCAGTTTTGGTCTACTTGGTGGTGCCGAGCCGGCTGAACCGGCCCGCCCCACTCCGGCCGCTGATCGCCTGCGGGCCGAAGCGCAGGATCGTGCAGACGCTGAAGAGCAAGCCAACAAGCGCTCGCTGTTCAGTCGCATGACCTTTGGTGTATTTGATGATGAGGATGCGGCCGAATAA
- the ltrA gene encoding group II intron reverse transcriptase/maturase, translated as MTLNNTERMAETSLLAEEVSGQNPAAVPCEVLPVTAGAGSLPSEADRDLMSAVLARSNMLLAYDRVRRNKGAPGVDGMTVEALKPYLKTHWPEIKQQLLEGWYTPQPVRKVEIPKPGGGIRMLGIPSVLDRLIQQALHQVLSPRFESTFSDHSYGFRPGRSAAQAVLQARSYMEEGRRWVVDIDLEAFFDRVNHDILMSRLARGITDTRVLKLIRAYLQAGIMEGGVVTVRQEGTPQGGPLSPLLSNILLTDLDRELERRGHRFCRYADDCNIYVKSRKAGERVLASLTDYLEQRLKLRVNRGKSAVDRPWNRSFLGYSVDNRKRNIRLKVADKSLKRLRATIKGVLRRGRGQRIYRTVEILTPKLRGWINYFRYSDVKGSFEALDGWIRRHLRKILWRQWKRPFTRAKMLMRLGLSEGRAWRSATNGRGPWWNSCASHLNQALPKKVFDRIGLVSLMDQYHQLKCVS; from the coding sequence ATGACCCTGAACAACACTGAACGGATGGCTGAGACGTCATTGCTTGCCGAGGAGGTGTCCGGGCAGAACCCGGCTGCGGTCCCGTGCGAGGTGTTGCCGGTTACAGCGGGTGCAGGATCACTGCCGAGCGAAGCTGACAGGGATCTGATGTCAGCGGTACTGGCTCGCAGCAACATGCTGCTGGCCTACGATCGGGTTCGTCGCAATAAAGGCGCGCCCGGGGTGGATGGGATGACAGTCGAGGCGCTCAAGCCTTACCTGAAAACCCATTGGCCTGAGATCAAACAGCAACTGTTGGAGGGGTGGTACACACCCCAGCCGGTGCGCAAGGTTGAAATCCCCAAGCCCGGGGGAGGCATCCGTATGCTGGGTATTCCCAGTGTTCTGGATCGCCTGATCCAACAGGCATTGCATCAAGTGCTTAGTCCACGCTTTGAATCCACGTTCTCTGATCACAGCTACGGCTTCCGACCGGGACGCAGTGCTGCTCAGGCGGTATTGCAGGCTCGGTCCTACATGGAAGAGGGGCGTCGCTGGGTGGTCGATATCGATCTGGAAGCGTTCTTTGACCGGGTCAACCACGACATCTTGATGTCGCGGTTGGCGCGCGGGATCACGGATACACGTGTCCTGAAACTGATCCGTGCCTATTTACAGGCCGGGATCATGGAGGGAGGTGTGGTGACGGTACGGCAGGAAGGCACGCCACAAGGCGGCCCTCTCTCGCCGCTGCTGTCCAATATCCTGTTGACGGATCTGGATCGAGAGCTGGAACGGCGGGGCCACCGGTTCTGCCGGTACGCGGACGACTGCAACATCTACGTGAAAAGCCGGAAGGCGGGAGAGCGTGTGCTTGCATCATTGACCGACTATCTTGAGCAACGACTCAAACTTCGCGTCAACCGGGGCAAGAGCGCGGTCGATCGACCCTGGAACAGGAGTTTTCTGGGCTATAGCGTGGATAACCGCAAGCGGAATATCCGGCTCAAAGTGGCAGACAAGTCTCTGAAACGGCTCAGAGCCACGATCAAGGGGGTGCTTCGCAGAGGTCGAGGACAGAGGATCTATCGGACGGTCGAGATACTGACCCCGAAACTGCGGGGCTGGATCAACTACTTCCGTTATAGCGATGTGAAAGGGAGCTTCGAGGCGCTGGATGGCTGGATTCGCCGGCATCTGCGCAAAATCCTCTGGCGTCAATGGAAACGGCCGTTCACCCGGGCCAAGATGCTGATGCGACTGGGGCTATCTGAAGGCAGGGCTTGGCGCAGTGCCACCAATGGGCGTGGTCCTTGGTGGAACTCATGCGCCTCGCACTTGAATCAGGCGCTGCCGAAGAAAGTGTTTGATCGAATCGGACTGGTATCGCTAATGGATCAATATCACCAGCTTAAATGTGTATCATGA
- the ileS gene encoding isoleucine--tRNA ligase, whose translation MTDYKATLNLPETAFPMRGNLPQREPARLARWDEIDLYRQLREEGKGRKTFILHDGPPYANGNIHIGHAVNKVIKDMIIKSRTLSGFDAPYVPGWDCHGLPIEHKVETLIGKAGDKVPYREFRQKCREYAAEQVAGQKADFIRLGVLGDWDNPYLTMNFDTEANIVRSLGKIIDNGHLVKGYKPVYWSVVGQSALAEAEVEYQDKTSTAIDVRFTFIDQDKVLALFGTTAGEAPVSVVIWTTTPWTIPANQAVSINGALDYALVEAHTEQGVDRMVLAAEMVDDIMARWGVDKFEVLATCNGAALELLQLKHPIYDRQVPVILGDHVTTDAGTGAVHTAPDHGMEDFVVGQAYGLGTLNLVQADGTYTDAAGEFAGVHVYKADGPVCEALEREGTLVHLKRFQHSYPHCWRTKTPLIYRATPQWFVSMEAKQLKSQALDAIKGVQWFPEWGQNRIESMVEQSPDWCVSRQRTWGVPITVFTHKQTGELHPRTAELIEQVAQKIEQGGIDAWFELDATELLGDEAADYDKVTDTLDVWFDSGVTHHAVLREREGLSFPADMYLEGSDQHRGWFQSSLKTSIAINGCAPYKQVLTHGFTVDEKGYKMSKSLGNVIAPQEVTDTLGADILRLWVASTDYSGEMAVSKQILQRTADSYRRIRNTARFLLANLNGFDPATHSVDAADMLALDRWAVDATARLQQKVIAAYDSYRFLDVYQQVHHFCVQELGGFYLDIIKDRQYTTQPDSLARRSCQTALFHIAQALVRWIAPILSFTAEEIYEALPGEHKDSILLTTWYEELFELAEDDAFGREFWQRVMAVKDAVNKCLEDARNEKLVKASLAAEASLYVDDSLRADLERLGDELRFVLITSEATLKPLSEAGDARATDVNGLKVAVAASGHAKCGRCWHHREDVGSHAGHEELCGRCVSNVEGEGETRHFA comes from the coding sequence ATGACCGATTACAAAGCGACACTCAACCTGCCGGAAACGGCATTCCCGATGCGCGGCAACCTGCCGCAGCGTGAACCGGCTCGTCTGGCGCGCTGGGATGAAATCGACCTGTATCGTCAGTTGCGTGAAGAGGGCAAGGGACGCAAGACGTTTATCCTCCACGATGGTCCTCCCTACGCCAACGGTAATATTCATATCGGTCATGCGGTCAACAAGGTGATCAAGGACATGATCATCAAGTCCCGGACCCTGAGCGGCTTTGACGCCCCCTACGTGCCGGGCTGGGACTGTCACGGGCTGCCGATCGAGCACAAGGTCGAAACCCTGATCGGCAAGGCCGGTGACAAGGTGCCCTACCGTGAATTCCGTCAGAAGTGTCGTGAGTACGCCGCCGAGCAGGTCGCCGGGCAGAAAGCGGACTTCATTCGTCTGGGCGTACTGGGCGACTGGGACAACCCCTACCTGACGATGAACTTCGACACCGAAGCCAACATCGTGCGCTCGCTGGGCAAGATCATCGACAACGGCCATCTGGTGAAGGGCTACAAGCCGGTCTACTGGAGTGTGGTCGGACAGTCCGCACTGGCTGAAGCCGAAGTGGAATATCAGGACAAGACCTCCACCGCCATCGATGTGCGTTTTACCTTCATCGATCAGGACAAGGTGCTGGCACTGTTCGGCACCACTGCCGGTGAGGCGCCGGTATCGGTGGTTATCTGGACCACCACGCCTTGGACTATCCCGGCCAACCAGGCGGTGTCGATCAACGGTGCTCTGGATTATGCGCTGGTGGAAGCGCACACCGAGCAGGGTGTGGATCGCATGGTCCTGGCCGCCGAAATGGTCGACGACATCATGGCGCGCTGGGGTGTGGACAAGTTTGAAGTGCTGGCGACCTGCAACGGCGCAGCGCTGGAGTTGCTGCAGCTCAAGCATCCGATCTATGACCGTCAGGTGCCGGTGATCCTCGGTGATCACGTCACCACCGATGCCGGTACCGGTGCCGTTCACACGGCGCCTGATCACGGCATGGAAGACTTTGTGGTCGGTCAGGCCTACGGTCTGGGCACATTGAACCTGGTGCAGGCCGACGGTACCTATACCGATGCGGCCGGCGAATTTGCCGGTGTTCACGTCTATAAGGCCGATGGTCCGGTGTGCGAGGCGCTGGAGCGTGAGGGTACCCTGGTGCACCTGAAGCGTTTCCAGCACAGCTATCCGCACTGCTGGCGCACCAAGACGCCGCTGATCTACCGTGCCACACCGCAGTGGTTTGTCTCCATGGAGGCGAAGCAGCTGAAGAGCCAGGCACTGGATGCGATCAAGGGCGTGCAGTGGTTCCCCGAGTGGGGCCAGAACCGCATTGAATCCATGGTTGAGCAGAGCCCAGACTGGTGTGTTTCGCGCCAGCGTACCTGGGGTGTGCCGATCACCGTCTTTACCCACAAGCAGACCGGTGAGCTGCACCCGCGCACCGCTGAACTGATCGAGCAAGTCGCGCAGAAGATCGAACAGGGCGGCATCGATGCCTGGTTTGAGCTGGACGCAACCGAACTGCTGGGCGATGAAGCGGCCGACTACGACAAGGTCACCGATACTCTGGATGTCTGGTTCGACTCCGGTGTGACCCACCATGCGGTCCTGCGCGAGCGCGAAGGCCTCAGCTTCCCGGCCGACATGTATCTGGAAGGTTCCGACCAGCACCGTGGCTGGTTCCAGTCATCGCTGAAAACCTCCATCGCCATCAACGGCTGCGCGCCCTACAAGCAGGTGCTGACCCACGGTTTCACCGTCGACGAAAAGGGCTACAAAATGTCCAAGTCGCTCGGCAACGTGATCGCGCCACAGGAAGTCACCGATACCCTCGGTGCCGACATCCTGCGCCTCTGGGTCGCCTCGACCGATTACTCCGGCGAGATGGCCGTGTCCAAACAGATTCTGCAGCGCACCGCCGACTCCTATCGCCGTATCCGCAACACTGCCCGATTCCTGCTGGCCAACCTGAACGGTTTTGATCCGGCCACCCACAGTGTGGATGCTGCCGACATGTTGGCACTCGACCGTTGGGCCGTAGACGCCACGGCGCGTCTGCAGCAGAAGGTGATTGCAGCCTACGACAGCTATCGTTTCCTCGATGTGTACCAGCAGGTGCACCACTTCTGCGTGCAGGAACTGGGCGGGTTCTATCTTGATATTATCAAGGACCGTCAGTACACCACCCAGCCGGACTCGCTGGCGCGTCGTTCCTGTCAGACCGCGCTGTTCCATATCGCCCAGGCGCTGGTGCGCTGGATTGCGCCGATCCTCAGCTTCACGGCTGAAGAGATCTATGAAGCGCTGCCGGGCGAGCATAAGGACTCGATTCTGCTGACCACCTGGTATGAAGAGCTGTTCGAGCTGGCTGAGGACGATGCCTTCGGTCGCGAGTTCTGGCAGCGAGTGATGGCGGTGAAAGACGCCGTCAACAAGTGTCTGGAAGATGCCCGTAACGAAAAGCTGGTGAAGGCTTCACTGGCGGCAGAGGCGAGCCTGTATGTGGATGACAGTCTGCGGGCCGATCTGGAGCGTCTGGGCGATGAGCTGCGCTTTGTCCTGATCACCTCCGAGGCCACGCTGAAGCCGCTTAGCGAAGCCGGTGATGCCCGGGCCACGGATGTGAACGGCCTCAAGGTGGCTGTGGCGGCTTCTGGTCATGCCAAGTGTGGTCGCTGCTGGCACCACCGCGAAGATGTGGGCAGCCATGCCGGCCATGAAGAGCTGTGCGGTCGCTGCGTCAGCAACGTTGAAGGTGAGGGTGAAACTCGCCATTTTGCCTGA
- a CDS encoding FKBP-type peptidyl-prolyl cis-trans isomerase: protein MTDAAIGPGTRVSLHFAIKLQDGQIIDSNFDAQPASFTFGDGNIPEGFEQAMLGLKAGEHTELTIAPERGFGMHNPSNIQILPRSQFKDMELEPGLVVSFQEPGGELPGMVTEFNDDKVTVDFNHPLAGKTLIFEVQVEAVEAA from the coding sequence ATGACAGACGCTGCAATCGGTCCCGGTACTCGGGTCAGTCTGCATTTTGCAATTAAACTGCAGGACGGACAGATCATCGACAGCAACTTCGATGCTCAGCCCGCCAGCTTTACCTTCGGCGACGGCAATATCCCGGAAGGATTTGAGCAGGCGATGCTCGGCCTCAAGGCTGGCGAGCACACCGAGTTGACCATCGCCCCCGAGCGTGGCTTCGGCATGCACAACCCCTCCAATATCCAGATACTGCCGCGCAGCCAGTTCAAGGATATGGAGCTGGAGCCGGGCCTGGTCGTATCATTTCAGGAGCCGGGCGGTGAGCTGCCGGGCATGGTGACCGAGTTCAATGATGACAAGGTCACAGTGGACTTTAACCATCCACTGGCCGGCAAGACGCTTATCTTTGAAGTGCAGGTGGAGGCGGTCGAGGCCGCTTGA
- the lspA gene encoding signal peptidase II has product MTKTLKTGASALHWLWLSLLVIVLDLGSKYLADSLLTYANPVPLLPVFDLTLLYNTGAAFSFLAGAGGWQRWLFVAIAMGMSAFLLHWMYRTPRSHYLLGVGLALVLGGALGNLYDRTVHGHVVDFISLHWEGYYFPAFNIADTAITLGTIALLVDMLFSRNDTTVEEQK; this is encoded by the coding sequence ATGACCAAGACTCTCAAGACAGGAGCCAGTGCGTTGCACTGGCTTTGGCTCAGCCTGCTGGTGATCGTGCTTGATCTGGGCAGCAAGTATCTGGCTGACAGCCTGCTGACCTATGCCAACCCAGTGCCTCTACTGCCGGTATTTGATCTGACGCTGCTCTATAACACGGGTGCCGCGTTCAGCTTTCTGGCTGGTGCCGGTGGCTGGCAGCGCTGGCTGTTCGTGGCCATCGCTATGGGCATGAGTGCCTTCCTGCTGCACTGGATGTACCGTACCCCCCGGTCACATTACCTGTTGGGCGTGGGACTGGCGCTGGTGCTGGGCGGTGCTCTGGGCAACCTTTATGATCGTACAGTGCATGGTCATGTGGTGGATTTCATATCGCTGCACTGGGAAGGCTATTACTTCCCGGCCTTTAATATCGCTGACACGGCCATCACGCTGGGCACCATCGCGCTGCTGGTCGATATGCTGTTCAGCCGTAACGACACAACTGTTGAGGAACAGAAATGA
- the thiO gene encoding glycine oxidase ThiO, with protein MSDFLIAGAGVIGLMTARLLAQAGAKVKLIERGQCAREASWAGGGIVSPLYPWRYSDEVTALALWSQSSYVHLAEDLYSETGCDPELRQKGMLMVNVDPEQEQRALDWARRYHRPLTRVEAPFIYETEPNLAAGFESGIWMPEVASIRNPRLGRALRESVQKHPNITLYEDTEIVGFTTFGERVTGVKTARGQHQADEVILAGGAWSGELLASLGLKLPVEPVRGQMMVFRAPVGLVNRVVMLEGRYVIPRNDGRVLVGSTLEHVGFDKQTTEEAGHSLFDTATRIVPELAAYEVEHHWAGLRPGSPDGIPFIGAVPGWKGLHLNTGHYRNGLVLAPASTRLLSDLLLERSPVINPEAYSPAGRLQAL; from the coding sequence ATGTCCGATTTTCTGATAGCTGGTGCTGGTGTTATTGGCCTGATGACTGCCCGCCTGCTTGCGCAGGCTGGTGCCAAGGTAAAACTGATTGAACGCGGCCAATGTGCCCGTGAAGCGTCCTGGGCGGGGGGCGGCATTGTATCGCCGCTGTACCCCTGGCGTTACAGCGATGAAGTGACAGCGCTGGCGCTGTGGTCTCAGAGCAGCTATGTGCATCTGGCTGAAGACCTGTACTCAGAAACCGGCTGCGACCCTGAACTGCGCCAGAAAGGGATGCTGATGGTCAACGTGGACCCGGAACAGGAGCAGCGAGCATTGGACTGGGCGCGGCGTTATCACCGCCCCCTGACTCGCGTTGAAGCCCCATTCATCTACGAAACCGAACCCAATCTGGCAGCAGGCTTCGAGTCCGGCATCTGGATGCCGGAAGTCGCCAGTATCCGCAACCCGCGCCTTGGTCGCGCTTTGCGCGAAAGCGTACAAAAGCACCCCAATATCACCCTGTATGAAGATACCGAAATTGTGGGTTTTACCACCTTCGGTGAGCGAGTGACCGGCGTGAAAACGGCTCGTGGCCAGCATCAAGCCGATGAGGTGATTCTGGCCGGTGGGGCCTGGAGTGGTGAGCTGCTGGCATCACTGGGGCTGAAGCTGCCGGTCGAGCCGGTGCGCGGGCAGATGATGGTGTTCAGAGCCCCTGTTGGGCTGGTCAACCGTGTGGTGATGCTGGAAGGACGTTACGTTATTCCGCGCAATGATGGCCGTGTACTGGTGGGCAGCACACTGGAGCATGTGGGCTTTGACAAGCAGACCACGGAAGAGGCTGGCCATTCCCTGTTTGATACCGCCACCCGCATTGTGCCCGAGCTGGCCGCATATGAAGTCGAACATCATTGGGCCGGCCTGCGTCCCGGCTCCCCTGACGGTATTCCCTTTATCGGTGCCGTTCCCGGCTGGAAGGGGCTACACCTGAATACCGGACACTACCGCAACGGGCTGGTTTTGGCGCCGGCGTCCACGCGCCTGTTGTCCGATCTGCTGCTTGAGCGTTCACCCGTCATCAATCCTGAGGCATACTCTCCTGCTGGACGTTTACAGGCACTCTGA